One segment of Cystobacter fuscus DSM 2262 DNA contains the following:
- the rplL gene encoding 50S ribosomal protein L7/L12, giving the protein MADLNTIIDQLSSLTVMEAAELVKKLEEKWGVSAAAVAVAAGPAAGAAAAAPAEEKTEFNVVLANAGANKINVIKEIRAITGLGLKEAKDLVEGAPKTVKEGVNKDDAKKIKDQLVAAGATVEIK; this is encoded by the coding sequence ATGGCTGACCTGAACACGATCATCGACCAGCTCTCCTCCCTGACGGTCATGGAGGCCGCCGAGCTCGTCAAGAAGCTCGAGGAGAAGTGGGGCGTTTCCGCCGCCGCCGTCGCCGTCGCCGCTGGCCCGGCCGCTGGCGCCGCCGCCGCCGCTCCCGCCGAGGAGAAGACGGAGTTCAACGTCGTGCTGGCCAACGCCGGCGCGAACAAGATCAACGTCATCAAGGAGATCCGCGCCATCACCGGCCTGGGCCTGAAGGAGGCCAAGGACCTGGTCGAGGGCGCTCCCAAGACCGTCAAGGAGGGCGTCAACAAGGACGACGCCAAGAAGATCAAGGACCAGCTCGTCGCCGCTGGTGCCACCGTCGAGATCAAGTAG
- the rplJ gene encoding 50S ribosomal protein L10, whose translation MIKSEKEELIKELNEKFSRAQTAIVAEFSKLNVETVTKLRKKFRDGKVDYKVLKNTLAKRAAKGTPVEVIAEDFVGPVAIAISYDDVVAPAKILTDFIKDLETIKVRSASVQGRRVNAEGVKALAKMPGLPELRAQLLGMLNQPAGKLVRTIAAPGSQLARVLQANVDKQQPK comes from the coding sequence GTGATCAAGAGCGAGAAGGAAGAACTCATCAAGGAACTCAACGAGAAGTTTTCGCGGGCTCAGACCGCGATCGTCGCTGAGTTTTCCAAGCTGAACGTGGAGACGGTCACCAAGCTGCGCAAGAAGTTCCGCGACGGCAAGGTGGACTACAAGGTCCTGAAGAACACGCTGGCCAAGCGCGCCGCGAAGGGTACCCCGGTGGAGGTCATCGCCGAGGACTTCGTGGGTCCCGTGGCCATCGCCATCAGCTACGACGACGTCGTGGCCCCGGCGAAGATCCTCACGGACTTCATCAAGGATCTCGAGACCATCAAGGTCCGCAGCGCGTCCGTGCAGGGCCGCCGCGTCAACGCCGAGGGTGTCAAGGCCCTGGCGAAGATGCCCGGTCTGCCCGAGCTCCGCGCCCAGCTGCTCGGCATGCTCAACCAGCCGGCCGGCAAGCTCGTTCGCACCATCGCGGCCCCCGGTTCCCAGCTGGCCCGCGTGCTCCAGGCGAACGTGGACAAGCAGCAGCCCAAGTAA
- the rplK gene encoding 50S ribosomal protein L11, producing MKKVTGQVKLQIPAGKANPAPPIGPALGQQGVNIMEFCKQFNAKTQAEAKEGLIIPVIITVYQDRSFTFILKTPPAAVLIKKAAGLHTEKKKGSGAKKPGKEKVGQITQKQLEEIAKKKLEDTTAGSLEACQRTIAGTARSMGIEIV from the coding sequence ATGAAGAAGGTCACAGGACAGGTCAAGCTGCAGATTCCCGCCGGCAAGGCGAACCCCGCTCCGCCGATCGGCCCCGCGCTCGGTCAGCAGGGCGTGAACATCATGGAGTTCTGCAAGCAGTTCAACGCCAAGACGCAGGCGGAGGCCAAGGAAGGTCTGATCATCCCGGTCATCATCACCGTGTATCAGGACCGCTCCTTCACCTTCATCCTGAAGACGCCTCCGGCGGCCGTGCTCATCAAGAAGGCGGCGGGCCTGCACACCGAGAAGAAGAAGGGCTCGGGCGCCAAGAAGCCGGGCAAGGAGAAGGTGGGGCAGATCACCCAGAAGCAGCTGGAGGAGATCGCCAAGAAGAAGCTCGAGGACACCACGGCTGGTTCCCTGGAGGCCTGCCAGCGCACCATCGCCGGCACCGCGCGCTCCATGGGCATCGAGATCGTCTAG
- the rplA gene encoding 50S ribosomal protein L1: MPQSGKKFRAAAEKVDRNKRYNIAEGFQALKETTTLRGTKFDQTVEVALNLGVDPKHADQMVRGAVVLPHGTGATVRVAVFAKGERATDAETAGADVVGGDDLAKRIEGGFLDFDTVIATPDMMGVVGRLGKVLGPRGLMPNPKVGTVTMDVAKAVRDAKGGKVEFRAEKAGIIHAKLGKASFPAEKLQENFNTLVDLVMKLKPATAKGVYLKGVAISATMSPGIKIDTTEILARHR, encoded by the coding sequence ATGCCTCAGTCCGGTAAGAAGTTCCGCGCCGCCGCCGAGAAGGTGGACCGCAACAAGCGTTACAACATCGCCGAGGGCTTCCAGGCCCTGAAGGAGACCACCACTCTCCGCGGCACCAAGTTCGATCAGACCGTCGAGGTCGCGCTCAACCTGGGCGTGGACCCGAAGCACGCGGACCAGATGGTCCGTGGCGCCGTGGTTCTTCCCCACGGTACGGGCGCCACCGTGCGCGTGGCCGTGTTCGCCAAGGGCGAGCGGGCCACCGACGCGGAGACCGCCGGGGCCGACGTGGTGGGCGGCGACGACCTCGCCAAGCGCATCGAGGGCGGCTTCCTCGACTTCGACACCGTCATCGCCACCCCGGACATGATGGGCGTGGTCGGCCGGCTCGGTAAGGTGCTCGGTCCTCGCGGCCTCATGCCCAACCCCAAGGTGGGCACGGTGACCATGGACGTGGCCAAGGCCGTGCGCGATGCCAAGGGCGGTAAGGTGGAGTTCCGCGCCGAGAAGGCCGGCATCATCCACGCCAAGCTCGGCAAGGCCTCGTTCCCCGCGGAGAAGCTCCAGGAGAACTTCAACACCCTGGTGGACCTGGTCATGAAGCTCAAGCCGGCCACCGCCAAGGGTGTCTACCTCAAGGGCGTGGCCATCTCCGCCACCATGAGCCCGGGCATCAAGATCGACACCACCGAGATCCTCGCCCGTCACCGGTAG